One Thunnus maccoyii chromosome 14, fThuMac1.1, whole genome shotgun sequence genomic window carries:
- the LOC121911322 gene encoding myelin and lymphocyte protein-like isoform X1: MASTTVGDILPTGGRILTSIPDLFFIPEFVFGGLVWMLVASTYVEPENPLGWVMFVSVFCFVMTTLWFFIFLCGANQSKIWPSLDVGYHFVAAVFYLGASVPLAYITLIRGEAVKLIPSGVPLNPLMEEILKKYRLSIAAVVMSFLATLLYFLHTIFSAIRWRRS; encoded by the exons ATGGCTTCCACAACCGTAGGTGATATTCTGCCCACAGGCGGCAGGATCTTAACCTCCATTCCTGACCTGTTCTTCATCCCCGAGTTT GTGTTCGGTGGTTTGGTGTGGATGCTGGTGGCGTCCACCTACGTGGAACCTGAGAACCCTCTGGGCTGGGTGATGTTCGTCTCCGTCTTCTGCTTCGTCATGACGACACTCTGgttcttcatcttcctctgtgGAGCCAATCAGAGCAAGATCTGGCCCTCCCTG GATGTGGGTTATCATTTTGTGGCAGCGGTTTTCTACCTCGGTGCGTCGGTGCCTCTGGCGTATATCACCCTTATAAGAGGAGAGGCTGTGAAACTTATCCCAAGTGGTGTGCCGCTTAATCCGCTAATGGAGGAAATTCTCAAAAAGTACCGACTGAGCATCGCTGCAGTG gtgatGTCCTTTCTGGCTACTCTCCTCTACTTCCTCCATACCATCTTCTCCGCTATTCGATGGAGGAGGTCCTAA
- the LOC121911322 gene encoding myelin and lymphocyte protein-like isoform X2: protein MDNVPVVFGGLVWMLVASTYVEPENPLGWVMFVSVFCFVMTTLWFFIFLCGANQSKIWPSLDVGYHFVAAVFYLGASVPLAYITLIRGEAVKLIPSGVPLNPLMEEILKKYRLSIAAVVMSFLATLLYFLHTIFSAIRWRRS, encoded by the exons ATGGATAATGTTCCTGTG GTGTTCGGTGGTTTGGTGTGGATGCTGGTGGCGTCCACCTACGTGGAACCTGAGAACCCTCTGGGCTGGGTGATGTTCGTCTCCGTCTTCTGCTTCGTCATGACGACACTCTGgttcttcatcttcctctgtgGAGCCAATCAGAGCAAGATCTGGCCCTCCCTG GATGTGGGTTATCATTTTGTGGCAGCGGTTTTCTACCTCGGTGCGTCGGTGCCTCTGGCGTATATCACCCTTATAAGAGGAGAGGCTGTGAAACTTATCCCAAGTGGTGTGCCGCTTAATCCGCTAATGGAGGAAATTCTCAAAAAGTACCGACTGAGCATCGCTGCAGTG gtgatGTCCTTTCTGGCTACTCTCCTCTACTTCCTCCATACCATCTTCTCCGCTATTCGATGGAGGAGGTCCTAA
- the nphp1 gene encoding nephrocystin-1 isoform X2 — MIFGEPVESLLKDVQRKVESTEEAFRRCQELQISAEKTLKTLKKLTKADELAPVGNYDQRKLEEERRLQNILESLNTLSLELSPPGPSTAAGDASKEDSEDNNDDSDEDDDDDDDDDDDDDDDDDDDDADHEDEKQALKPPSQSDPRIYTALSDFRGEQEGDLSVQRGEVLRIIRKTADGWWLAQDTKGNRGVVPKTYLKIGSSVSDEDNDEDEDDDDDKNEEESEEDDEELTDGAAHSNWSTVRKALTEIDATDVLSAMGAIPSGFRPSTLNKLLVEEGVTYRGSHYIQPELSQSQLSFSDLFLDPDTGRVRARQVRTCVCFTLWSCRMIPTPGVGVQVLSRHIRVCAFDGTQVLSNIHTVRATYNSKSPKTWSFSPRVTGILPALLDGDCFLRCNSASPDLGILFELGVTFIRNSTGERGDLSCGWAFLKLTDDTGNPLPNRTYELQVNGGTPYEKDVAVEASVTRGSPGGVFQQMLQSRRQPKLIVKLKSTNSRTRTQLSLLPDTLLHSLSCVHLLALHRQLLADTLLMDRPTMQNADLICSPVLSTFPVLLDQPDLLDALRSAWLYAETHMSRAQKRDLSYLKQEFVKVYMSSVYFLLHSPSLPRHRWADPPSEEQRARVIFSLLDALKNFQHTNGQSGGPEVFVDSMHQHLAFDVTELTFDLLHVAR, encoded by the exons ATGATTTTTGGTGAGCCT GTGGAGAGTCTGTTAAAAGATGTGCAGAGAAAGGTTGAATCCACTGAAGAGGCATTTCGGAG ATGTCAAGAACTGCAGATTTCAGCAGAGAAGACACTAAAGACACTGAAGAAACTGACCAAG GCTGATGAGCTGGCTCCAGTGGGAAACTATGATCAGAGGAAACTAGAAGAGGAGAGACGACTGCAGAACATCTTGGAGAGTTTGAACACACTCTCTCTGGAGCTTTCACCACCAGGACCCAGTACTGCAGCAGG GGATGCTTCAAAGGAAGATAGTGAGGATAACAATGATGACAGTGAcgaggatgatgatgacgacgatgatgatgatgatgatgatgatgatgatgatgacgacgacgacGCTGACCACGAAGATGAGAAGCAAGCTCTGAAACCGCCCTCTCAGTCAGACCCTCGCATCTACACAGCCCTCAGTGACTTCAGAGGAGAACAGGAAGGAGATCTGTCTGTTCAG AGGGGGGAGGTATTGAGGATTATCAGGAAGACAGCAGATGGATGGTGGCTGGCTCAGGACACTAAAGGCAACAGAGGAGTTGTTCCAAAAACCTACCTGAAG ATCGGCTCTAGTGTCAGTGATGAAgataatgatgaagatgaggatgatgatgatgacaaaaatGAGGAGGAGtcagaggaagatgatgaagaaCTGACTGA TGGTGCTGCACATTCCAACTGGTCGACTGTCAGAAAGGCTCTGACTGAG atcGATGCAACAGATGTGCTCTCTGCCATGGGGGCTATACCTTCAGGATTCAGACCATCAACTCTCAATAAACTGCTGGTGGAGGAAG GTGTGACATACAGAGGAAGTCATTATATTCAGCCTGAGCTTAGCCAATCACAGCTCTCCTTTAGTGACCTCTTCCTGGACCCAGATACTGGCAGG GTGCGTGCTCGGCAGGTCAGgacttgtgtttgtttcactCTGTGGAGCTGCAGGATGATTCCTACTCCTGGAGTTGGCGTTCAGGTCCTCAGCAGACACATCCGCGTCTGTGCCTTTGATGGGACTCAG gtgttgaGTAACATCCACACAGTGAGGGCGACCTACAACTCCAAGAGCCCCAAGACCTGGAGCTTCTCTCCAAGG GTGACAGGTATCCTACCCGCCCTCCTAGATGGAGACTGTTTCCTACGTTGCAACTCTGCGTCTCCTGACCTCGGTATCCTCTTTGAACTGGGAGTCACCTTTATACGCAAT tctacAGGTGAGAGAGGAGACCTGAGCTGTGGCTGGGCTTTTCTCAAACTGACAGATGACACCGGAAATCCACTCCCTAACAG GACCTATGAGCTGCAAGTGAACGGTGGCACTCCCTATGAGAAGGACGTAGCGGTGGAGGCTTCAGTCACCAGAGGAT ctccaGGTGGTGTTTTCCAGCAGATGCTTCAGTCCAGGCGGCAACCCAAACTGATTGTAAAGTTGAAGTCAACCAACAGTCGGACCAGAACTCAGCTCAG TCTGCTTCCAGACACTCTGCTGCACAGTCTGAGCTGCGTCCACCTGCTCGCTCTACACAGACAGCTGCTAGCTGACACACTACTGATGGACAGGCCTACCATGCAGAATGCAG ATCTTATATGCAGTCCTGTCCTCTCTACCTTCCCTGTGCTGTTGGACCAACCAGACCTGCTGGACGCTCTCAGG agTGCCTGGCTGTATGCTGAGACCCACATGAGCAGAGCACAGAAG AGAGACTTGTCCTATCTGAAACAGGAGTTTGTTAAAGTCTACATGTCGTCGGTCTATTTCCTCCTCCACTCACCCTCGCTGCCTCGCCATCGCTGGGCGGACCCGCCCTCAGAGGAGCAGCGTGCCAGAGTCATCTTCTCTCTCCTGGATGCTCTCAAAAACTTCCAGCACACCAACGGGCAATCAGGAGGCCCAGAGGTCTTTGTTGACTCTATGCATCAGCATCTGGCCTTTGATGTCACagagttgacctttgacctcctccATGTGGCACGGTAA
- the nphp1 gene encoding nephrocystin-1 isoform X1 translates to MPPKRKGPLQQVQREVDEIKGQVESLLKDVQRKVESTEEAFRRCQELQISAEKTLKTLKKLTKADELAPVGNYDQRKLEEERRLQNILESLNTLSLELSPPGPSTAAGDASKEDSEDNNDDSDEDDDDDDDDDDDDDDDDDDDDADHEDEKQALKPPSQSDPRIYTALSDFRGEQEGDLSVQRGEVLRIIRKTADGWWLAQDTKGNRGVVPKTYLKIGSSVSDEDNDEDEDDDDDKNEEESEEDDEELTDGAAHSNWSTVRKALTEIDATDVLSAMGAIPSGFRPSTLNKLLVEEGVTYRGSHYIQPELSQSQLSFSDLFLDPDTGRVRARQVRTCVCFTLWSCRMIPTPGVGVQVLSRHIRVCAFDGTQVLSNIHTVRATYNSKSPKTWSFSPRVTGILPALLDGDCFLRCNSASPDLGILFELGVTFIRNSTGERGDLSCGWAFLKLTDDTGNPLPNRTYELQVNGGTPYEKDVAVEASVTRGSPGGVFQQMLQSRRQPKLIVKLKSTNSRTRTQLSLLPDTLLHSLSCVHLLALHRQLLADTLLMDRPTMQNADLICSPVLSTFPVLLDQPDLLDALRSAWLYAETHMSRAQKRDLSYLKQEFVKVYMSSVYFLLHSPSLPRHRWADPPSEEQRARVIFSLLDALKNFQHTNGQSGGPEVFVDSMHQHLAFDVTELTFDLLHVAR, encoded by the exons ATGCCACCAAAAAGAAAAGGACCTTTGCAGCAGGTCCAGAGAGAAGTGGACGAAATCAAAGGACAG GTGGAGAGTCTGTTAAAAGATGTGCAGAGAAAGGTTGAATCCACTGAAGAGGCATTTCGGAG ATGTCAAGAACTGCAGATTTCAGCAGAGAAGACACTAAAGACACTGAAGAAACTGACCAAG GCTGATGAGCTGGCTCCAGTGGGAAACTATGATCAGAGGAAACTAGAAGAGGAGAGACGACTGCAGAACATCTTGGAGAGTTTGAACACACTCTCTCTGGAGCTTTCACCACCAGGACCCAGTACTGCAGCAGG GGATGCTTCAAAGGAAGATAGTGAGGATAACAATGATGACAGTGAcgaggatgatgatgacgacgatgatgatgatgatgatgatgatgatgatgatgacgacgacgacGCTGACCACGAAGATGAGAAGCAAGCTCTGAAACCGCCCTCTCAGTCAGACCCTCGCATCTACACAGCCCTCAGTGACTTCAGAGGAGAACAGGAAGGAGATCTGTCTGTTCAG AGGGGGGAGGTATTGAGGATTATCAGGAAGACAGCAGATGGATGGTGGCTGGCTCAGGACACTAAAGGCAACAGAGGAGTTGTTCCAAAAACCTACCTGAAG ATCGGCTCTAGTGTCAGTGATGAAgataatgatgaagatgaggatgatgatgatgacaaaaatGAGGAGGAGtcagaggaagatgatgaagaaCTGACTGA TGGTGCTGCACATTCCAACTGGTCGACTGTCAGAAAGGCTCTGACTGAG atcGATGCAACAGATGTGCTCTCTGCCATGGGGGCTATACCTTCAGGATTCAGACCATCAACTCTCAATAAACTGCTGGTGGAGGAAG GTGTGACATACAGAGGAAGTCATTATATTCAGCCTGAGCTTAGCCAATCACAGCTCTCCTTTAGTGACCTCTTCCTGGACCCAGATACTGGCAGG GTGCGTGCTCGGCAGGTCAGgacttgtgtttgtttcactCTGTGGAGCTGCAGGATGATTCCTACTCCTGGAGTTGGCGTTCAGGTCCTCAGCAGACACATCCGCGTCTGTGCCTTTGATGGGACTCAG gtgttgaGTAACATCCACACAGTGAGGGCGACCTACAACTCCAAGAGCCCCAAGACCTGGAGCTTCTCTCCAAGG GTGACAGGTATCCTACCCGCCCTCCTAGATGGAGACTGTTTCCTACGTTGCAACTCTGCGTCTCCTGACCTCGGTATCCTCTTTGAACTGGGAGTCACCTTTATACGCAAT tctacAGGTGAGAGAGGAGACCTGAGCTGTGGCTGGGCTTTTCTCAAACTGACAGATGACACCGGAAATCCACTCCCTAACAG GACCTATGAGCTGCAAGTGAACGGTGGCACTCCCTATGAGAAGGACGTAGCGGTGGAGGCTTCAGTCACCAGAGGAT ctccaGGTGGTGTTTTCCAGCAGATGCTTCAGTCCAGGCGGCAACCCAAACTGATTGTAAAGTTGAAGTCAACCAACAGTCGGACCAGAACTCAGCTCAG TCTGCTTCCAGACACTCTGCTGCACAGTCTGAGCTGCGTCCACCTGCTCGCTCTACACAGACAGCTGCTAGCTGACACACTACTGATGGACAGGCCTACCATGCAGAATGCAG ATCTTATATGCAGTCCTGTCCTCTCTACCTTCCCTGTGCTGTTGGACCAACCAGACCTGCTGGACGCTCTCAGG agTGCCTGGCTGTATGCTGAGACCCACATGAGCAGAGCACAGAAG AGAGACTTGTCCTATCTGAAACAGGAGTTTGTTAAAGTCTACATGTCGTCGGTCTATTTCCTCCTCCACTCACCCTCGCTGCCTCGCCATCGCTGGGCGGACCCGCCCTCAGAGGAGCAGCGTGCCAGAGTCATCTTCTCTCTCCTGGATGCTCTCAAAAACTTCCAGCACACCAACGGGCAATCAGGAGGCCCAGAGGTCTTTGTTGACTCTATGCATCAGCATCTGGCCTTTGATGTCACagagttgacctttgacctcctccATGTGGCACGGTAA
- the zgc:65997 gene encoding C-factor yields MAVPIALIQGASRGLGLEFCKHILKSKTPAGVIATCRNPDGAAELRGLVGQHPGRLTVLQLDVNREEDIREAAGRVKESFGRLDLIVNSSAMLHPSGKGETSLRDVSAQGIISTLTTNTVGPLVMAKYFAPLLQKGGGGFGQKPAEKAKQHSGIIVNITAKVGSIGDNGLGGWYSYRMSKAALNMATRNLSIELGRSRPKVVCVSLHPGTVNTDLSRPYHKNVPKDRLFSTEHSVNCLMSIIETLNIEKTGKAYNWDGTELPW; encoded by the exons ATGGCTGTCCCCATCGCACTCATTCAAGGGGCCAGTAGAGGACTGGGGCTTGAATTTTGCAAACATATCTTGAAAAGTAAAACCCCCGCTGGCGTTATAGCGACATGCCGAAACCCGGACGGAGCGGCCGAGCTAAGGGGCCTGGTCGGTCAACACCCGGGCAGGCTGACGGTGCTCCAGCTGGACGTGAACCGGGAGGAGGACATCCGTGAAGCTGCTGGGCGGGTGAAGGAGAGCTTCGGTCGGCTGGATCTGATAGTCAACTCCTCGGCTATGCTTCACCCCTCCGGAAAAGGAGAGACCAGCCTGAGGGATGTTTCTGCTCAG ggGATCATTTCGACCTTGACGACCAACACAGTGGGTCCACTGGTCATGGCCAAGTATTTTGCTCCCCTCCTACAAAAGGGCGGAGGTGGTTTCGGTCAGAAGCCTGCAGAGAAAGCCAAACAGCACAGCGGCATCATCGTCAACATCACTGCCAAAGTGGGATCCATTGGTGATAATG GTCTTGGTGGTTGGTACAGCTACAGAATGTCTAAAGCAGCTCTCAACATGGCTACCAGGAATCTATCTATAGAGCTGGGCCGCAGTCGACCAAAG GTGGTGTGTGTCTCCTTACACCCAGGAACGGTCAACACAGACCTCTCTCGGCCGTATCACAAGAACGTACCAAAGGACAGGTTGTTCAGTACCGAACACTCGGTGAACTGTCTGATGAGCATcatagaaacactgaatatcgAAAAGACCGGCAAGGCCTACAACTGGGATGGGACCGAACTGCCCTGGTAG